CAATCGACAACAAGATGCAAGGTGGATTCCTTCTGGATATTGTAGTCTGCAAATGTCCTACCATCTTCCAACTGATTTCCGGAAAATATAAGCCTATGCTGGTCTGGCGGAGTCCCATCTTTGTCTTGGATCTTTGCCTTAACATTGTCTATAGTATCAGAGATCTCCACTTCAAGAGTGATTGTCTTTTCTGTCATCGTTTTAACAAAGATCTGCATTCCACCACATAGGCGTAGTACAAGATGCAAAGTAGACTCTTTCTGGATGTTATAATCGGTGTCCTACCATCTTCCAACTGTTCTCCAGCAAATATGAGCCTCTGCTGGTCCGGTGGAATCCCCTTTTTGTCTTGGATCTTTGTGTTAACATTGTCTATGGTATTAGAGCAATAGAGCTCTGCACTTCGAGAGTAATAGTCATTCCTTTCAGTGTTTTAACAAAAATCTGCATTCCCCCAAGCAGACGTAGAACTACATGCAAAGTCGACTCCTTCTGGATGTTATAATCGGCCAAGGTCCTTCCGTCCTCCAGCTGTTTTCAAACGAATATGAGCCTTTGTTGGTCAGGCTGACTCTCTTCCTTGTCATGTATCTTAGTCATGCATTATCGATAGTATCTGAGCTCCCTCCAAACCTCAAGGGTGATGGTCTTGCCAGTACGGCTCTTCACAAATATCTGCATGCCGCCCCTGAAGGGCAGAATCAAATGCAGAATGGACTCTTTCTGGACGTCATAATCTGCCAGCGTCTACCATCTTCGAGTTTCTTCCCAACAAAATAACACTACTGGTCTTACGGTATCCCTCCTTATCCTTAATCTGGGCTTTGACATTGGCTATGGTATGGTGCCTCTCAACTCCGGGAGGAATGCTCTATCCTGTAAGCGTTAACCCGAATGCTTGCATCTGTAGAAGAGTTTGTTTCTCGCTTGCGGTTGTGAGGTTTTGAAGAATATTGGGGGTAGAGGCGTAGAGGTTTGGTACAGCTAATTAGGGTTTGAGTTGGATAGCGCTGGCGGGGAACTCAGGACTTTCTGCCAAATATTCTAAACACGTTTGTATGCTTAATTACATTTATACAGCAAATATGTTTATACAGAAGTTACCTTTGCACCCAAGTTACAATATCCTTTCAAAAATTACCATATATGTCGAATTAAATAATACTTGATAATGTATTCGCAACTCGAATAACACTTTAATCCCAAAACGATGAATGATCGGTCCACCAATTGCAATAACCATCCTATCATTGAAATCTGACATGGAAATCCAGAATCACAGGCAGTTGGTATACAGATGATTCGAACTACTGCGAATGAAATCTGCCTACTTCCTAGTTCTGAGAATTTCTAACTACAACGAGAAAAACAAATTACAGCTACTGTGAGAGAGCAAATGCTGACTGTTTCTAAAATTGTTACGATCAGTGATTATGGAGTCAGTTACTGTTGTCATGCTCTCACCAGATCCTCCCCTTCCCTCCAATCCGACGAGCCAACTCAAAATCCTTCTTCACTGAGGATACGAAAGTAAAAGAAACAGGTTTGTTAACAATTATATTGTACAATAACGGTAAAAACTGTCAAAGACTAACTGAAACTTGAAGTGGAAGATGAAACAGTGAACAGACGGTTAATCCAAGACATACAATAAGTAATAGTGCATCTGAGGACAGCCCCATTGAGTTTTGTCAAAATCCACTACCCAAAAGAGTGcaatttttttcattgtttAGGTAGATATAGATCTCAAGTTTGCTTACTAAGAGTGACCCGCTTTGCATGAATTGCACAGAGGTTGGAATCTTCAAACAACTGAATGACATAATCCTCTGCTGCCTGCAAAAGAACAAAATTCCAATAGGCATGACTGATTTGTCTCAAATAACTCATAGTAACTCCTCCGATGGACTGCAATTTAGAGGGTTATGGTTAGATGGTATGCTTGGATTGGGATAACGAGACAAAATTCCTGCAACCAAGTCCAAGCAATTCGTTCTATAGGCTTCATTTGTTGAGTTGATTTGACGAAGTAGAACAATAATGGTGGTAACGAGAAACTGCTGATTGTTATCAGGAACAGTTTTTATTGCAATAGAACGAGTAAGTCCTCAAAGATCATGGGTTGGCACAGCAATGGCATTGTGTGATCAAAGCATGGCAAGAAGCAGATGGGCAGCTGAGGAAGTATCCAATGCACTTCCATAGATGTTAATGATACTTATGGCATTATCATCACTCATCCAGCCAGCATATTTTAACGGATGGATAAACAAAGATTATGCTACAACTCGCTGAAATTACAATGCAGAAACGTACCAGTTTATCAAACAGACAGAAAAGGAGGAGGTGGGGGTAAGAAAAGTAGCATTTGCAAGGTTAATCTCTTACATACAACTAAATTCACTTGccataaaataaataacaacATATATTCACCTCTTGAATTGCTAGTAAAGCATCAGGCGTCCAACGCTTAGGCTCTCTAGACACAAAGTTGGTGATTTCTCTTACCTACAAGGAAATAAAAGATTGTCAACCTTGTGTGATCAAACCTTGCGCATAACTAGTGCTTAAAATCTAATAGATAATATCACCAGACGTGAACCACACAAAAACGAAGCACATTCCATTTCACAATCCAATTctagtctcactaaaaaaagcTTAACTCTGAGATTGCAAAGATGTCAAGGTCAACTTGTTTATACAATACGAAATGAGCTAATCAAATCGACATCAATAAATTGGATCTGTGATTCTGGGTTTCCAtgccaacaaaaaaaatacattcTCTTGATTGTGTGAAGAGAAAATTGCCAGAACTAGCAATAACACTACCCAACATTTCTTTTCAGGTTATCCTTCGGTGCACGCCCTCATGTATATCTATGCGCACATGCATGTGTGGGTGCAATTCTGTATGTATAACAAACAGGGAGATAAGAACTCACAGTTCTGATGAATGGAGCAGCTGGGATAATCATCTCAACTGTCTTCTGAAGGTGACGAATTTCCCGAAGAGCCACTGTTCCTGGCCTGTAACGCCGCTTCTTCTGCTGCGTTCCTGGACCTATAGACATAACAACAATAATCATTCAGAAACAACTTACTTCCACTGTAGCATCATCACCACCAGCACCAATGAAGAAAACATATATACTTGTCGGATTTGCCTCGGGCCTCCTCGTGCTTCTAGAAGATTCCTTCAGTTTATTGAAACAAAAAGGGTTAAAATAAAACGCATCAGGAATGCCAGATTTAAAGATATGAATTGTCTTCACCAGATTACAGATGAGTGACAAGTTTAATAGTTTCCTACTATTTTCAAGAAATTAAACAACAGAGAAAATAACGATAGGGGTCAAGCACCGTTTGGCTAATAAGAAATTTaggcaaaaaaaattaataattttttaattttccaaatcAAATTTCTCCCAATTCCCCTCCTCCCAATTCTCATTCCCACATTTTCTCAGTAACCAAACCTAGGACAAGAAAAATCCGAAACTAACGAGAAATTGAAGAGTGAGAaagatagagagggagagagagagaaagagtaccGGTTGAGCAGGTGAGGCCACCGAGCTTCGGCCTGCAGCTGAAGGCAGAGAAAATTAGTTTCAAAAACCACAATCGTCAACAAAATACACATACATCCATacattggagagagagagagcagtttGTGCGCGAGTAGCTTTCTTGCCTTTTCTTCCGGCGGTGTGTTTGACTCTCGCCATTGAAGTTTTGgtgagaaggaggaggaaggagctTCTTTGCTGGTGTAAGAAGCGACGTCGTCTCGCTGATTGTTTCTAACTGTTGCAGATCCAGAGAGGCGTCGTCGGCTCCGACTTTAAATTTCAGTTACTGAATTTTTGTATTTGAAGTGAAAAAACCTTAAAAAACTTCCCGCTCCAGCCGGTGAGGCATAAAACGACGCCGGACGAATTATTTGGGAGCCACCGCAGCAAAATCGTCTCCAACGGTAGCATTTGGACGTTGTACGAAACGACATGAGTCAAACGGCATTTCTTTTCAACAGTGACAACGGTAGGAATTGGATCCGCTCTGGATCTTAATGTCCGGAGCCTAAGGATCAACACATATGGGCtgcaaaatttgaatttgacgGTCTCTATTAACTCATTTTGTTGGCCCACCACACACAAATCAACAACTATGATTTCTTTTACACACCAATCAGTGGCCCAAATGTATTAATCCTTAGATTGCAGACACTAAGGTCTGGAGCGGATCAAATTCCAGTTTTTTTCAACGTTTGCATTCACAACGTGGTAAGCTTATTGCGgtagaaaattttgatttactGTCACGtgatatttttaagttattaatgcTGTAATACTtacatttattaattaaatctATATAATAAGCCTCATGAAACATTGAGTGTGTAGTTCATTCATTCATATTATAACATTTAAATTAGTAAAATCCTGCGAAGATAATTCAAAACTTTCTTAGTCTCACATGAGACTTGGTTGAATTAACAGTTTGAATTGCTAACATGCAATTGACATTAGCAAAAATTCCTTTTTCAAAATACCAATACCTTGCTTGTGGCGATGATTTGATTAAAATAGATAATTCACTGGATTCATTATATGctgactgaaaaaaaaaaaaaaaatagacgtCAACTTCTAAATATTGTATAAGTTGAAGGTAAAAGTAGATTAGTCAACAAGTAACCACATCCCTCATGATGGAGATCGGAAAAAATAAGCTTAGTTCCCGACTTTTCCATCTTCTGCTTTTCAAGTTAGATAACATCAAAAAGTTGGCgttcatttcttcattcaacTTTAGGCTGAatctcatttctcaaaagttggagaaattttttagtatGACCGTCACACGGGGTGAAACACCACGTATCTCTATATAAATGAtgggatatatgtgttaaaaagttaataacttaaaaattaaaattttccaccacttacataaaaacacgtgatataCCATTTGTGTTCCTGTCACAACTAAAACTTTCTCCAAAAGTTGGAGCTTATTTTTTGTCTTGATCCAATAAAATATTGCTGtagttcttattatttttagtaTTGGACCAGAATAACAGACAAACTAGCTCTTAGGCTAGCAATTAAACACACATATACATTCCAAAAGTCCTAAAGATATCATATTTATAGTCAATCCAAACAGAGCTTACCCATGAATCACATCTACCCAAAGATCCACCTGATTACAAACAGTACATTAGAATTTAAGCAGTAAAAAGTCAAAAACAAGAGGGATACTTGGTGAAAACTATTTTATCCAACTCATGACAGTGAATTATCTTCAGACAAATGTAACCTCCAAAATTTCATGTATCACACTATCAGGAGCATACATAGCTAAGAGTGTAGCCTCCAAAATCGTTCGTAAACAGCTTGCTGTCGAAGAAGCAAGCTTTAAACAACGCCTCTAGGGCTGCGATGGTCTGGGAGATGCCGGAGGCTTGAAATCCGGATACTGCAACCATAAAAAACATGAAAGAAAGCAAGATTGGTTAGTTCTTGCACAAAATAATTGATCATGAGGGTTGatataaatgaaaataaattcaaatagAAAATAAAGTGAGTAATTACATAAGGGAATGGGGAAAGTGGTTTTGAAATCCCAGGAAGTGATTCTGCTTTAACTTCTGGTTTTGGTACTGAATTTGGTTCCGGGGTGGCTTCTGTAGCTGCTTCTACTTTTGGTTCGACCACAGCTTCTGCTTTCTGTACAGTATCACTAGCAGCAGTAGGCTCTGGAGTTGGTTTTGCAGGTGCAGGAAGAGCCTTGCTAACAGTTACTGGCAGAAGAGCTGTCCCAATTTGCTGAAATTCAAGGCGGTTGAGGATAAAAACAGCAGAGTTTAGTATATTGTAATTGTCAAAATAACTAATCTGTGAGTCAGTGATGAGGGAATCCGTCatttttagtcttatacctTTATGTCATCGACGAGCTCCTTAGGGGCAACCTTCGTGGTCAAGAACTTATCAACTTGTTGTAGAGTTTCTTTTCGATCCTGTAATAAAAGCAACTTAGGTTATGACAATGAAGTTGAATGCTAATCCTTGGGACCAGAATGTAATATGCTTTCAAGGCCGCGCTGGTTAAAGATGTTTATGATTAATAGACCTTCATATTTATGACGAGCTAGACGTGTTTCacaaaaattactaaaatgcaAAGGCTGCAGACTGTTAGAACAAAATAACTAAGAGGAAATATGGAATAATATAACTTTTGGCCACTACGCGTTATTTCAGAGACATAAAATTGTCTTATCGACCCTGATAAACATTCCATCACAATAACTTCTTGGAAGTATAAAAGAGAATAGGAGACTCACCTCAGCAAAAAGGAGTTTCTTGCTCGCAAACTGAACTAGTGCAGCTGAGCCTAAAACTTGGAGGATTGTTTCTAACTAAAAAGATGAAAGTGCAACAGTCAGTTCGAAAGATCTTCGAGAAGGATACATGTTACACCAAAAGGAAAACAAATAGATCAGCATGGATGGACTTTACTTCAGTAAAAGCCAATAAACCCAATCCGGTTGCTGCGGCAACCCCAAGGGAAAGAGACAAGGTATCTGAGCCCTCCTGCACATAATTGACCACATAAACATATAAGAATCCTGTTAAAATCATATAAGTACATCAAAATTCTTTAGAACATAATCATCAACGAGGGAATCCATCACTGAAAACCAATAAATTTGCTCGTCCCAACCCATTTTCAGAATGGCACACATCAACAGCTTTCTTGTCCCATCTTGATGAAATATGTAAGCTAGGGGCGGGGGGATGTTTCAAATCTTTATATACTTCTATCACGACCAATCTGGCTTTTCGTTTATGATTTTCTACTAAACTTTTTAGACTAACTAACATGTTGTTATTTGTGTTCAATATATAAACTTCAATATAACATCCTTGCTCGAAAGTAGGAGACCAAGTTGCACCTTACTGTTCAATAAGAGAATAGATTTTCACATGTGAAATATCAATCAACAAATGAAAGTCAAGAAAATTACTCCAACTGCATCATTAAGAGCATCTGTTAAATTGCCAAAATCAAAACTCAGTGCTTTTGTTGGTGGTGTCCAAGGAAGACCGCTGTTCTGCAAAATGATATTTCATGTCAAGTACTAAAGCTCAATAAGACTCGTATGGAAACAAAGATTAGCCGTGGAAGGGCAATGGAACTGACCACCCATCCTCGTGGTCCTTCAGCACCATCTTTAATAGCATAAGCAGCTTTGAACCCATTTACAGTGACTAATTCTGCAACCAGCTCGGAGTTCTCATCAAATCTGGCTTCCATCAGAACATTTGCAGGATTAGCTTCACATATTAGCTTTGGGAATAACACAAACGTCACAAGCATGTGAAAAATGAACGTCAAGGAAACAACATTATAATCAGAATCGATTTTATGGTAAACTAGAAATGGAAATGTCAACAAGCAGTTTCTACATGAAGTTATTCAATTAAGCTTTCTTCCGTCCCCTTTCACGCCACTGATTAGAAGCATTGTTTTCAAGAAAGGGATTTGGAATGTGCACAAACCGGAGTTGATATTTTTGCACTAACATATGACAATTTGTATGAAATTCTAGGAAACCCAAGGTCTTTTATGTAATACTAGCAACTGAGTTTTAATGTGAGAATTCTCTACTCCACCGTCCTCTTCGAAACTAAATGGTAATGTGAACTGAATTTTTCTTTCGCCGTCCAAATAGTGATCTCTACATAAACCAATTGCATAATGTACACATTCTAAGGTGATGTCAATTCTAGGCACTTGATAGTAGCTCTTGATTGTGAACAACTGCTTCGAAATAAGCTCAGAAATTGACAATTCATGATTCGTAAAAGAATGGGGAAACGAAAACTAAAGAATCGGGTTAACAATCTTACTTATCGAGGATGAACAATGTGGTATTTTCTGGCTCCTTGAACTTCAAAGAGAGTTTCTTCAAGAAACCCGGCTTATCTTCACCTTTGTAAACAATCGACACCGCCTTCTTCCCCAAACCCTTGACATCCGGAGTACCAAACTGCCTAAAATCCGCTGGCGATCTTATATCAAGCAACTGAGCATTGGCCTCCTCACCCAATTTTGCATAAGCACTTCTGGCAGAGTCAACACCAAACGGCTTAGGAGGCTTCAGAACCTGAGACAGAATCAATGGAACCGCCAAAACTGCGAAACCGCCAGCGACAACTGCAGGATTATCGGTCACAAAACTGATAACACTGTCAAGAACCCCACCTACTTCCAAGTCTCCACCTCCACCACTCACAGTCTGCCCCAGTGCTTCCTCATTTGACAAAGCCTTGGCAAACCCGGCATTGAAAACCGAAGATAAGAGCAGCAAGCCGCCATGGAAACTCCGAGATGAAGACTCTTGTGAAGCTTTCAAACCTGTGGGATGGGAGAATTTGGGAAGGGAAATGGAAGGCAGTGATGGGATTTTTCTTCTGTCACCAAGAACTGATCTTATGGGGGTCAAGCTTGCTGCATTGAAGGCCTCCATGGCATAATTCTAGTGAGAGAATCTAGTGTgagaaacagaagaaaaatacTCTTTTTAGTCtcagaaaattgatgaaaaattgagaTTGAAGTCTCTTTGTGcaggatatttttttttttttttttttttttgtttctttctaaGGATGATGGAAGGCTTTACGAGCCTTAGCTTCGGTGGGTACAATTTGGCTGCTGCCTTTTGGGTGGAGGGTGGTGCTGACGTGTCA
This region of Malus domestica chromosome 07, GDT2T_hap1 genomic DNA includes:
- the LOC103439340 gene encoding histone H3-like centromeric protein CENH3 isoform X2; its protein translation is MARVKHTAGRKGRSSVASPAQPESSRSTRRPEANPTSPGTQQKKRRYRPGTVALREIRHLQKTVEMIIPAAPFIRTVREITNFVSREPKRWTPDALLAIQEAAEDYVIQLFEDSNLCAIHAKRVTLMKKDFELARRIGGKGRIW
- the LOC103439340 gene encoding histone H3-like centromeric protein CENH3 isoform X1, which translates into the protein MARVKHTAGRKAAGRSSVASPAQPESSRSTRRPEANPTSPGTQQKKRRYRPGTVALREIRHLQKTVEMIIPAAPFIRTVREITNFVSREPKRWTPDALLAIQEAAEDYVIQLFEDSNLCAIHAKRVTLMKKDFELARRIGGKGRIW
- the LOC114826069 gene encoding rhodanese-like domain-containing protein 4, chloroplastic encodes the protein MEAFNAASLTPIRSVLGDRRKIPSLPSISLPKFSHPTGLKASQESSSRSFHGGLLLLSSVFNAGFAKALSNEEALGQTVSGGGGDLEVGGVLDSVISFVTDNPAVVAGGFAVLAVPLILSQVLKPPKPFGVDSARSAYAKLGEEANAQLLDIRSPADFRQFGTPDVKGLGKKAVSIVYKGEDKPGFLKKLSLKFKEPENTTLFILDKFDENSELVAELVTVNGFKAAYAIKDGAEGPRGWVNSGLPWTPPTKALSFDFGNLTDALNDAVGEGSDTLSLSLGVAAATGLGLLAFTELETILQVLGSAALVQFASKKLLFAEDRKETLQQVDKFLTTKVAPKELVDDIKQIGTALLPVTVSKALPAPAKPTPEPTAASDTVQKAEAVVEPKVEAATEATPEPNSVPKPEVKAESLPGISKPLSPFPYYPDFKPPASPRPSQP